From one Microlunatus sp. Gsoil 973 genomic stretch:
- a CDS encoding rhomboid family intramembrane serine protease, with protein MSWAGPNRPQPYGNPSYGRSPMRRGDASRMNPFAAGLLIVGLLALMWLLEFYDQATSNSLDRYGIHARELDGLPEIFSAPFLHGGFAHLQGNSVPFLVLGFLTALGGFARWLKVSLICVISSGLVAWFLTPPNTIVLGASGLIMGWLTYVITRGFFDRKPGRIALGLVVLFFYGGLIWGVLPSQQGISWQAHLGGAIGGVVAARALHGGRAVG; from the coding sequence ATGAGCTGGGCAGGACCGAACCGACCGCAACCGTACGGCAATCCCTCCTACGGTCGGTCACCGATGCGCCGCGGTGACGCGTCGCGGATGAATCCGTTCGCGGCGGGACTGCTGATCGTCGGGCTGCTCGCCCTCATGTGGCTGCTGGAGTTCTACGACCAGGCCACCAGCAACTCCCTCGACCGGTACGGCATCCACGCCCGGGAGTTGGACGGGCTGCCGGAGATCTTCAGCGCACCCTTCCTGCACGGCGGATTCGCCCACCTGCAGGGCAACTCGGTGCCGTTCCTCGTACTCGGTTTCCTCACCGCCCTGGGCGGTTTCGCCCGCTGGCTGAAGGTGTCGTTGATCTGTGTGATCAGTTCCGGGCTGGTCGCCTGGTTCCTGACCCCGCCGAACACGATCGTGCTCGGGGCCAGTGGGTTGATCATGGGCTGGCTGACCTATGTGATCACCCGCGGGTTCTTCGATCGCAAGCCGGGACGGATCGCTCTCGGGCTGGTGGTGCTGTTCTTCTACGGCGGGCTGATCTGGGGCGTCCTGCCCAGCCAGCAGGGCATCTCCTGGCAGGCCCATCTGGGTGGTGCGATCGGCGGTGTGGTCGCCGCCCGGGCGTTGCACGGGGGACGTGCCGTCGGCTGA
- a CDS encoding D-arabinono-1,4-lactone oxidase — MSRSDTVWRTWGRTEVATPERVEEPSHASDIQALVREAADRGITLKPLGAGHSFTSIAVTAGVQLRTDRFHGLLSADVDQGLVTLGAGTRLADVPALIGYYGLAMPNLGDIDRQTLGGAVSTGTHGTGSRFGGLATQVAAVQLITGTGELITVSEEQNADLLDAVRIGLGALGVLVSVTLRCVPAFALAASERPEPLEAVLADFEQRCDHADHFEFYWFPHTATALTKTNTRLPADTALAPRGRLSRFVDDTLVSNELYRGLCAVEARVPRLTPAVNRLAVRATGNRSFTDRSHRVFTTRRTVRFREMEYALPRAAVPAALRAIDRMIKDRNLRVSFPVEVRSAAADQLWLSTAHDRLTGYIAVHRYHRDRDTERFFDAVEEILLDHDGRPHWGKLHTLTAGQLREKYPRFDDFLAARDRLDPNRVFANPHLDRILGS; from the coding sequence GTGAGTCGGTCGGACACGGTGTGGCGCACCTGGGGCCGTACGGAGGTGGCGACCCCCGAGCGGGTCGAGGAACCCTCGCACGCCTCGGACATCCAGGCGCTCGTCCGGGAGGCCGCCGACCGCGGTATCACCCTCAAACCGCTCGGCGCCGGCCACTCGTTCACCTCGATCGCCGTCACCGCCGGGGTCCAGCTGCGCACCGACCGGTTCCATGGATTGCTGAGCGCTGATGTTGATCAAGGACTTGTCACTCTGGGTGCGGGCACCCGACTCGCCGACGTCCCGGCGCTGATCGGCTACTACGGGTTGGCGATGCCCAACCTCGGCGACATCGACCGCCAGACCCTCGGTGGTGCGGTCTCCACGGGAACCCACGGCACCGGCAGCCGGTTCGGCGGCCTGGCTACCCAGGTCGCGGCCGTGCAGTTGATCACCGGCACGGGAGAGTTGATCACCGTTTCGGAGGAGCAGAACGCCGACCTGCTCGATGCGGTACGGATCGGCCTTGGCGCGCTCGGCGTCCTGGTATCGGTGACCCTGCGATGCGTGCCGGCCTTCGCGCTCGCCGCGAGCGAACGTCCCGAGCCGTTGGAAGCTGTGCTGGCCGACTTCGAGCAACGCTGCGACCACGCCGATCACTTCGAGTTCTACTGGTTCCCGCACACGGCGACAGCACTGACCAAGACCAACACCAGGCTGCCGGCCGACACGGCGCTGGCGCCACGGGGCAGGTTGAGCCGGTTCGTCGACGACACCCTGGTGTCCAACGAGCTCTACCGCGGGCTGTGCGCCGTGGAAGCCAGGGTTCCCAGACTGACGCCGGCGGTCAACCGGCTGGCGGTGCGGGCCACCGGCAACCGGTCCTTCACCGACCGTTCACACCGGGTCTTCACCACACGGCGGACCGTCCGCTTCCGGGAGATGGAGTACGCCCTGCCCCGCGCAGCAGTGCCCGCAGCACTGCGCGCCATCGACCGGATGATCAAGGACAGGAACCTGCGGGTGTCCTTCCCGGTCGAGGTCCGGTCAGCCGCTGCCGATCAACTCTGGTTGTCGACGGCCCATGATCGGCTCACCGGTTACATCGCTGTGCACCGCTATCACCGCGACCGCGACACCGAACGGTTCTTCGATGCCGTCGAGGAGATCCTGCTTGATCACGACGGCCGGCCGCACTGGGGCAAACTGCACACGCTGACCGCCGGGCAGCTGCGCGAGAAGTATCCACGGTTCGACGACTTCCTGGCGGCCCGTGATCGACTCGACCCGAATCGGGTGTTCGCCAATCCCCATCTGGACAGGATTCTCGGCAGCTGA
- a CDS encoding alpha/beta fold hydrolase has protein sequence MTFKGRRDPATFRPSSPDPIPATGRAAVSPIGPAERTVDDVGTRYWVWGDADARTTVVAVHGFRGDHHGLLPITSRLDGCRVVTPDLPGFGSSPPFEDRAHDVASYAAWLHDFCRQVAGDADRLVIIGHSFGSVISAAAVAEGLSPDELVLINPIAAPALQGPRAVLSKIAVGYYRAGALLPERIGGPLLTSRAIVRALSEVMATTDDPALRIWIHDQHRRYFSSFADRRVVLEAFRASVSHHIGEYADRIGVPTLLIAGDHDDIVPLPAAQRLAERIGDSRLLVLADVGHLIHYERPEPAAAAITEFLFRRRGPSPGGSA, from the coding sequence ATGACCTTCAAGGGCCGTCGTGATCCGGCAACGTTCCGACCCAGCAGCCCCGATCCGATTCCGGCCACCGGACGGGCCGCTGTCTCGCCGATCGGGCCCGCTGAGCGAACCGTCGACGACGTGGGCACCCGCTACTGGGTGTGGGGTGACGCCGATGCGCGCACCACGGTCGTTGCCGTGCACGGCTTCCGCGGAGACCATCACGGTCTGTTGCCGATCACCAGCCGCCTGGACGGTTGTCGGGTGGTCACTCCGGATCTGCCCGGGTTCGGCAGTTCGCCGCCGTTCGAGGACCGCGCACACGATGTGGCTTCCTATGCCGCCTGGCTGCACGACTTCTGCCGGCAGGTGGCCGGCGACGCCGACCGGCTGGTGATCATCGGTCACTCGTTCGGCTCGGTGATCAGCGCCGCCGCGGTGGCCGAAGGACTGTCACCCGACGAGTTGGTGCTGATCAACCCGATCGCGGCACCCGCTCTGCAGGGTCCGCGGGCCGTCCTGTCCAAGATCGCGGTCGGCTATTACCGGGCGGGTGCGCTGTTGCCGGAGCGGATCGGCGGGCCGCTACTCACCAGCAGGGCGATCGTCCGCGCCCTCAGCGAGGTGATGGCCACCACCGACGACCCGGCATTGCGTATCTGGATCCATGATCAACATCGTCGGTACTTCTCGTCGTTCGCCGACCGCCGGGTCGTCCTGGAAGCCTTCCGGGCGTCGGTGTCCCATCACATCGGTGAGTACGCCGACCGGATCGGGGTTCCCACGCTCCTGATCGCCGGCGACCATGACGACATCGTCCCGTTGCCGGCTGCCCAGCGGCTCGCCGAACGGATCGGTGACAGTCGGCTGCTGGTGCTGGCCGATGTCGGGCATCTCATCCACTACGAACGGCCGGAGCCGGCGGCGGCCGCGATCACCGAGTTCCTGTTCCGCCGGCGTGGGCCGTCGCCCGGCGGTAGTGCTTGA
- a CDS encoding gamma carbonic anhydrase family protein: MASEEVTTPGRSGGALVLPYGGKSPTIDPSAWLAPNATVIGDATLAEESSVYYGAVVRADMAEVRLGNGSNLQDNVVVHTDFGHPSLIGNGVSVRHLAVIHGCTIADNVLIGMGATVLNGAQIGTGSLVAAGTVILEGTVIPPRSLVAGVPGKVRRELSDAEVDKVITNARHYRDLTASHRRLNPGADR; encoded by the coding sequence ATGGCGAGTGAAGAAGTCACAACTCCGGGCCGTTCAGGGGGAGCTCTTGTCCTGCCGTACGGTGGCAAGTCCCCGACGATCGATCCTTCCGCGTGGCTGGCGCCGAACGCCACCGTCATCGGCGACGCGACGTTGGCGGAGGAATCCTCGGTCTACTACGGCGCCGTGGTCCGCGCCGACATGGCCGAGGTCCGGCTCGGCAACGGCAGCAACCTGCAGGACAACGTCGTGGTGCACACCGACTTCGGGCATCCGAGCCTGATCGGCAACGGGGTCAGCGTCCGCCACCTGGCTGTGATCCACGGCTGCACCATCGCCGACAACGTCCTGATCGGTATGGGCGCCACGGTGCTCAACGGCGCGCAGATCGGCACCGGGTCGCTGGTCGCAGCCGGCACCGTGATCCTGGAGGGCACAGTGATCCCGCCACGGTCGCTGGTGGCCGGTGTACCGGGCAAGGTGCGCCGCGAGCTGTCCGACGCGGAGGTCGACAAGGTGATCACCAACGCCCGGCACTACCGGGATCTCACCGCCTCCCACCGCCGGCTGAACCCCGGTGCGGACCGGTGA
- a CDS encoding FMN-dependent NADH-azoreductase has protein sequence MPTLLQLDSSADATGSVSRAVTATFADTWTGLGDDHRIIRRDLHADPLPHLADAALHWPARLRRPGANPPAEAEALQQQIIDELISVDAVLIGAPMYNYSLPSVLKVWLDYVHVPGVTTPFVDDSQPMAGRPAVIISSRGGIYDPGSANADWDHTVPPLQIILGDALGMDVSVIKVSRTLSDVVPGLAVEAGRAAEELREGHRRAAELARTLGKP, from the coding sequence ATGCCAACGCTGCTCCAGCTGGACTCCTCCGCCGACGCCACCGGCTCGGTGTCCCGCGCCGTTACCGCCACCTTCGCCGACACCTGGACCGGACTCGGTGACGATCACCGGATCATCCGACGCGATCTGCACGCCGACCCGCTGCCGCACCTGGCCGACGCCGCGCTGCACTGGCCGGCGAGATTGCGTCGTCCCGGAGCGAATCCTCCGGCAGAGGCGGAGGCGCTGCAGCAGCAGATCATCGACGAGTTGATCTCCGTCGACGCCGTGCTGATCGGCGCCCCGATGTACAACTACTCGCTGCCGTCGGTGCTCAAGGTGTGGCTGGACTACGTCCACGTGCCTGGCGTGACCACCCCCTTCGTTGACGACAGCCAACCGATGGCCGGAAGGCCCGCAGTGATCATCAGCAGCCGAGGTGGCATCTACGACCCGGGCAGCGCGAACGCCGACTGGGACCACACCGTCCCGCCGCTGCAGATCATCCTGGGCGACGCACTCGGCATGGACGTTTCGGTGATCAAGGTCAGCCGCACGCTCAGCGACGTCGTGCCGGGACTGGCAGTCGAGGCCGGTCGCGCAGCCGAGGAGCTCCGGGAGGGGCATCGGCGCGCCGCCGAGCTCGCCCGGACACTGGGCAAGCCCTGA
- a CDS encoding glycosyltransferase, translating into MPGVAALTTITPPLKIIWVGRCVPEKRILPFVRAAVGALDRTGPELIDFTVIGDGHQLAEARSIAGSRSGISFLGRQDHDHVSELLADSHCAALTSYGFDNQPMTVVEAVMALRGVIYCDPALREGLDGPGIQVPAEESALADALIELATDPQPVITASRAAVTARAVFGPQHHAAELIKHYRRATAHAGGTGTR; encoded by the coding sequence ATCCCGGGGGTCGCGGCACTGACGACGATCACGCCACCGCTGAAGATCATCTGGGTCGGCCGATGCGTGCCGGAGAAGCGGATCCTGCCCTTCGTCCGGGCTGCTGTCGGTGCACTGGACCGGACCGGACCGGAACTGATCGACTTCACGGTGATCGGCGACGGCCACCAGTTGGCCGAGGCCCGCTCGATCGCCGGCTCCCGAAGCGGAATCTCGTTCCTCGGCAGGCAGGACCATGATCACGTCAGCGAGTTGTTGGCCGACTCACACTGTGCCGCGCTGACCTCCTACGGCTTCGACAACCAGCCGATGACCGTCGTCGAGGCGGTGATGGCGCTGCGCGGAGTGATCTATTGCGACCCGGCCCTCCGCGAGGGCCTCGACGGACCGGGCATTCAGGTCCCTGCTGAGGAGTCCGCCCTGGCCGACGCCTTGATCGAACTCGCCACCGATCCACAGCCGGTGATCACCGCATCGCGGGCCGCGGTCACCGCCCGCGCCGTGTTCGGTCCGCAGCATCATGCCGCGGAGTTGATCAAGCACTACCGCCGGGCGACGGCCCACGCCGGCGGAACAGGAACTCGGTGA
- a CDS encoding methyltransferase domain-containing protein, producing MSTADRRDLALSFNRSAAGYQNARPDYPDELYTDLIRTTGLRPGDRSVEIGCGPGKATVAMARRGLRITALEPGPELAEQARINLAGTDAEVITTTFEDWQPDRTGDYALAYAATAWHWLDPEVRWSKVASVVADGGHLAVFGAGHAFPEGFDPFFTEIQQTYEDLGERVEGWPPPTPDQLPDPSPEYQAAGYVVDDVRRYVWSLTYDAESYIALLRTFSGHILMPVDKRQRLFARIRRLLAERPDGLLTRHWVSTLVICHPA from the coding sequence ATGAGCACCGCGGATCGACGTGACCTCGCCCTGTCTTTCAACCGATCGGCCGCCGGCTATCAGAACGCCCGGCCTGATTATCCCGACGAGCTGTACACCGATCTGATCCGGACGACCGGGCTGCGGCCTGGTGACCGGTCGGTGGAGATCGGCTGCGGCCCGGGGAAGGCGACCGTGGCGATGGCCCGTCGCGGTCTCAGAATCACCGCTCTCGAGCCCGGACCGGAACTTGCCGAACAGGCGCGGATCAATCTGGCCGGTACCGACGCCGAGGTGATCACCACGACCTTCGAGGACTGGCAACCGGACCGGACCGGCGACTATGCATTGGCGTACGCCGCGACCGCCTGGCACTGGCTGGATCCCGAGGTCCGGTGGTCCAAGGTGGCTTCCGTGGTCGCCGATGGCGGTCATCTGGCGGTCTTCGGCGCGGGTCATGCCTTCCCGGAGGGCTTCGACCCGTTCTTCACCGAGATCCAGCAGACCTACGAGGACCTCGGTGAGCGTGTCGAGGGCTGGCCGCCGCCGACGCCTGATCAACTGCCCGACCCGTCGCCCGAGTATCAAGCTGCCGGTTATGTCGTTGATGACGTACGGCGCTACGTCTGGTCGCTGACCTATGACGCGGAGTCCTACATCGCCCTGCTGAGGACCTTCTCCGGACACATCCTGATGCCGGTCGATAAGCGGCAGCGGCTCTTCGCCCGGATCCGGCGGCTGCTCGCGGAGCGGCCGGACGGGCTGCTCACCCGGCACTGGGTGTCGACGCTGGTGATCTGTCATCCGGCCTGA
- a CDS encoding lysoplasmalogenase encodes MITPNAACSPPARDRRVGARRPLLWVFIAAFVLCSLLDLISEAVGWDRAADVFRMLALPLLACALFAARPPITRTVVLLVGGLLFSWLGDSLGEFGFMVKIMLFLIAQWFFIGAFWSYRQRSLLRRPVAVLGYALLLVILTAVLIRRADELAIPVVVYGASLVTMAILASGLNRWGMIGGLCFVFSDTLLGMHRFYRLPAADLMDFLIMLSYLLAEAFLVRGVVAAAWHGQPRKGVRGRGRYHLRQPST; translated from the coding sequence ATGATCACGCCGAACGCAGCCTGCTCCCCGCCGGCCCGCGACCGCCGGGTCGGCGCACGCCGACCGCTGCTGTGGGTGTTCATCGCTGCGTTCGTGCTCTGCTCGCTGCTCGATCTGATCTCCGAAGCCGTCGGCTGGGATCGGGCCGCCGACGTCTTCCGGATGCTTGCCTTGCCGCTCCTGGCCTGCGCCCTCTTCGCTGCCCGGCCGCCGATCACCCGGACCGTCGTGCTGCTGGTCGGCGGGCTGCTGTTCTCCTGGCTGGGCGACAGCCTGGGCGAGTTCGGTTTCATGGTCAAGATCATGCTGTTCCTGATCGCGCAGTGGTTCTTCATCGGTGCGTTCTGGTCGTATCGGCAGCGGAGCCTGCTTCGCAGACCGGTGGCCGTGCTCGGCTACGCGCTGCTGCTGGTGATTCTGACCGCGGTTCTGATCCGCCGGGCCGATGAGCTGGCCATTCCGGTGGTGGTCTACGGGGCGAGCCTGGTCACGATGGCGATCCTGGCCAGCGGACTGAATCGGTGGGGCATGATCGGTGGATTGTGCTTCGTCTTCAGCGACACCCTGTTGGGGATGCACCGGTTCTACCGGCTGCCGGCCGCCGACCTGATGGACTTCCTGATCATGCTCAGCTATCTGCTGGCCGAGGCGTTCCTGGTCCGCGGCGTGGTCGCCGCTGCCTGGCACGGCCAACCGAGGAAGGGCGTGAGGGGGCGCGGCCGCTACCATCTGCGGCAGCCGTCGACCTGA
- a CDS encoding DMT family transporter, translating into MGTALAITLAVIDSTCFAAAAVYQQRAVRRTAGHRLTLRGLIALPAQPGWVGGVGLAAIGVTLHVVALILAPVTVVQPIGVLGVPIAVLLAARLAGKRPSATTAVPILLCVAGIGGFILLTATHVGAEQAAPLSLLLVAEAIVIGVMVLALRAARRLQGWSRCLVNAVAGAFGVGMVAALMRALVQHIGTDAGRLLDLTSLALLGLMAISGALGGWLVQQAYSSGPAEVVLASLTVVDPMIAVIVGLVVLGEGARLSPTMLMVMITFGLLAAVGVVALAKTHPEVALRNRADPEAVAEGRGRSERIVERVW; encoded by the coding sequence ATGGGAACCGCTCTTGCGATCACGCTCGCCGTGATCGATTCGACCTGCTTCGCGGCCGCCGCGGTCTACCAGCAGCGAGCCGTACGCCGGACGGCCGGACACCGGCTCACCCTGCGCGGACTGATCGCGCTGCCGGCCCAACCCGGTTGGGTCGGCGGAGTCGGCCTCGCCGCGATCGGCGTCACCCTGCACGTCGTTGCCCTGATCCTGGCACCGGTGACCGTGGTCCAACCGATCGGCGTCCTCGGGGTGCCGATCGCGGTGCTGCTGGCCGCCCGGCTGGCCGGGAAACGCCCGTCCGCGACGACGGCGGTGCCGATCCTGCTCTGCGTGGCCGGGATCGGCGGCTTCATCCTGCTGACCGCGACCCACGTCGGCGCCGAACAAGCCGCGCCGCTCAGCCTGTTGCTGGTCGCGGAGGCGATTGTGATCGGCGTGATGGTGCTGGCCCTGCGCGCCGCCCGCCGCCTGCAGGGCTGGTCGCGATGCCTGGTGAACGCCGTCGCGGGGGCGTTCGGGGTCGGGATGGTCGCGGCACTGATGCGGGCCCTGGTCCAGCACATCGGGACCGACGCCGGCCGGCTCTTGGACCTGACGTCGCTGGCGCTGCTGGGCCTGATGGCGATCAGCGGAGCGCTGGGTGGCTGGCTGGTGCAGCAGGCGTACTCCAGTGGGCCGGCGGAGGTGGTGTTGGCCAGCCTGACGGTCGTGGACCCGATGATCGCCGTGATCGTCGGTCTCGTGGTGCTCGGTGAAGGCGCCCGGCTGTCGCCGACGATGTTGATGGTCATGATCACTTTCGGTCTGCTGGCTGCCGTCGGTGTCGTGGCGCTGGCCAAGACCCATCCGGAGGTGGCGCTGCGCAATCGCGCCGATCCGGAGGCCGTCGCGGAGGGCCGCGGTCGGTCGGAGCGAATCGTCGAACGAGTGTGGTGA
- a CDS encoding YbaK/EbsC family protein — protein MNGLPERSRIVQAALADAGVRAEIRVLPDSARTAALAAATLGCQVGAIANSLVFIGVAADGGRTPLLIMTSGRHRVDTDALAGRLGLAGIVRATPDQVRASTGQAIGGVAPVGHPEPLETIIDVTLAGYHPLWVAGGTPHTILPLSYAELVRITSGREEQVGD, from the coding sequence ATGAACGGTCTTCCCGAACGCAGCCGGATCGTGCAGGCAGCGCTGGCCGACGCGGGAGTCCGTGCAGAGATCAGGGTGTTGCCGGATTCGGCGCGGACCGCAGCCCTGGCCGCGGCGACGCTGGGCTGTCAGGTGGGCGCGATCGCCAACAGTCTGGTCTTCATCGGCGTCGCCGCCGACGGCGGCCGGACGCCGCTGCTGATCATGACCAGCGGTCGGCACCGGGTGGACACCGATGCCTTGGCCGGACGCCTCGGGCTGGCCGGGATCGTTCGCGCCACGCCTGATCAGGTGCGGGCCAGTACCGGACAGGCCATCGGCGGCGTTGCGCCGGTCGGACATCCCGAGCCGCTGGAAACGATCATCGACGTTACCCTCGCCGGCTACCACCCGTTGTGGGTCGCCGGTGGGACGCCCCACACGATCCTGCCGCTGAGCTATGCCGAGCTGGTCAGGATCACCTCGGGGCGCGAGGAACAGGTCGGCGACTGA
- a CDS encoding glycosyltransferase family 4 protein: MNASADGPRVAVICDYSLSYLGGAQTAMLQEASALAAAGAGVLLLSPSPDRVWQQVRPPGDIEHVRVPARFTLPGLDLPVVPNTRRLRRRIADLLRVRRIEVVHLQSEFGLAAAAAAAAKELGLPVVHTVHTFFWQAPAVGQVVIAAGVRRFHSLLTRLPATTARLSDRPADSALRNMTLTLARRADLVLSPSAHQARRLREAGVGRVAVLPNTVTESRGSRH, translated from the coding sequence ATGAACGCGTCAGCCGACGGACCGCGCGTCGCCGTGATCTGCGACTACAGCCTCAGCTATCTCGGCGGTGCCCAGACCGCGATGCTGCAGGAGGCGTCCGCCCTGGCCGCGGCGGGGGCCGGGGTCCTGCTGCTCTCCCCGTCACCCGACCGGGTCTGGCAGCAGGTGCGGCCGCCCGGTGACATCGAGCACGTGCGCGTCCCCGCTCGGTTCACCCTCCCCGGCCTCGACCTGCCGGTGGTCCCCAACACCCGGCGACTGCGCCGCCGGATCGCCGACCTGCTCCGGGTGCGGCGCATCGAGGTGGTCCACCTGCAATCGGAATTCGGTCTGGCCGCTGCGGCGGCCGCTGCGGCGAAGGAGTTGGGACTGCCCGTCGTGCACACCGTGCACACCTTCTTCTGGCAGGCTCCCGCGGTCGGCCAGGTGGTGATCGCCGCCGGCGTGCGTCGCTTCCACAGCCTGCTCACCCGCCTGCCGGCGACCACCGCGCGGCTTTCGGATCGACCGGCGGACAGTGCGTTGCGCAACATGACGCTCACCCTGGCTCGGCGGGCTGACCTGGTGTTGTCACCGTCGGCGCATCAGGCCCGTCGGTTGCGTGAGGCAGGGGTCGGTCGGGTCGCGGTGCTACCGAACACCGTCACCGAATCCCGGGGGTCGCGGCACTGA
- a CDS encoding uracil-xanthine permease family protein — MPLTWTVKGDGRSVAADQIVAPYERLSWPRTVGIGAQHVVAMFGATFLVPVLTGFPPSTTLFFSGIGTLLFLIITGNRLPSYLGSSFAFIAPITALTAAHGRAGVLVGIIAVGLLLLIIGLIVQLTGTGWLEVLMPPVVAGAIVALIGLNLAGAAKSNFVKQPVIAVITLLAVILCAVVFRGLLGRLSIFVGVVIGYVAAVIAGDVDFRTVADAAWIGLPNFTAPTNPFTHPQLFGILPAFLPIVLALVAENVGHVRGVAQMTDPSVNRLTGRALIADGLSTMIAGAGGGSGTTTYGENIGVMAATRVYSTAAYWVAAIVAILLGLSPKIGAAINTIPAGVLGGVTTALYGLIGIIGVKIWIDNKVDFARPANQLTAAVALIIGITDLTFHQGQVTIGGIALGSIAAVVIYHLMKIVARWRGTDPGAIEHTDFRADLEPADEP; from the coding sequence ATGCCGTTGACCTGGACCGTGAAGGGAGACGGTCGCAGCGTCGCCGCCGACCAGATCGTCGCTCCGTACGAAAGGCTCAGCTGGCCGCGTACCGTCGGCATCGGTGCCCAGCACGTGGTGGCGATGTTCGGTGCCACGTTCCTGGTACCGGTACTGACCGGTTTTCCGCCGAGCACCACGCTCTTCTTCTCCGGCATCGGCACTCTGCTGTTCTTGATCATCACCGGCAACCGGTTGCCGAGCTATCTGGGCTCCTCGTTCGCGTTCATCGCTCCGATCACCGCGCTGACCGCTGCCCACGGCCGTGCCGGAGTGCTGGTCGGCATCATCGCCGTCGGACTGTTGCTGCTGATCATCGGCCTGATCGTCCAGTTGACCGGTACGGGCTGGCTCGAGGTGTTGATGCCGCCGGTCGTCGCCGGCGCGATCGTCGCGTTGATCGGCCTGAACCTGGCCGGTGCGGCGAAGAGCAACTTCGTCAAACAGCCGGTGATCGCCGTGATCACCTTGTTGGCAGTCATCTTGTGCGCCGTGGTGTTCCGCGGGCTGCTCGGTCGGCTGTCCATCTTCGTCGGCGTGGTGATCGGGTACGTTGCCGCAGTGATCGCCGGCGACGTCGATTTCCGCACCGTCGCCGACGCTGCCTGGATCGGGCTGCCGAACTTCACAGCACCGACCAACCCGTTCACCCACCCACAACTGTTCGGCATCCTCCCGGCGTTCCTGCCGATCGTGCTGGCGCTCGTCGCCGAGAACGTCGGCCACGTCCGTGGTGTTGCGCAGATGACCGACCCGAGCGTCAATCGGCTGACCGGGCGCGCGCTGATCGCCGACGGGCTGTCCACCATGATCGCCGGTGCCGGTGGCGGTTCGGGCACCACCACCTACGGCGAGAACATCGGCGTGATGGCCGCCACCCGGGTGTATTCCACCGCGGCCTACTGGGTCGCCGCGATCGTCGCGATCCTGCTCGGCCTGTCGCCCAAGATCGGCGCGGCGATCAACACCATCCCGGCCGGAGTGCTCGGCGGCGTGACGACCGCCCTGTACGGGCTGATCGGCATCATCGGGGTGAAGATCTGGATCGACAACAAGGTGGACTTCGCCCGCCCCGCCAACCAACTCACCGCTGCGGTGGCGCTGATCATCGGCATCACCGACCTGACGTTCCACCAGGGCCAGGTGACGATCGGCGGCATCGCGCTGGGCAGCATCGCCGCAGTGGTGATCTACCACCTGATGAAGATCGTCGCCCGTTGGCGCGGCACCGATCCTGGCGCGATCGAGCACACCGACTTCCGGGCAGACCTGGAGCCCGCCGACGAACCCTGA